CCACTTTCTACAATTAATTTTTTAGTAAAAATATTTCCTCTAAGATTTGCTGTAGAATTAAGTTTCAACTTATCTTCCACATACACATTGCCAATGATATTACAAGAAATATCTGCATTTTTACAAACAATATCGCCTTTTACCTGTGCACTTGCTCCAAGTACTACTTTTGATTTTGTATTAATATTGCCTTCAATTTTACCATCAATACGTAGGTCAACATCCGATTGTATTTGACCGATAATGGTAGTGTTCACATTTATTGTGCTAAATGAATTTGAATTAACTTCTTCTTGTTTCTTCATGTAATTACTTTTTTTTCTTTTAAACATACTGTTTTTTTATAAAAATAAATAATCTTCAGGATTTAATGGATTTCCATTATACCAAAGTTCAAAATGCAAGTGTATCCCCTCGCTTAACTCACCACTTTCGCCTATTAACGCAATGACATCACCTGCATTTACAAAATCACCCATTGTTTTTAACAAAACAGAGTTGTGTTTATATACTGATATCAAATTGTTACTGTGTTGAATAATCAGAATATTTCCGGTTTTTACATTCCATCCGGAAAAAATAACTGTGCCATCTAAAGTTGCTTTTATTCCAACATTTTTTGATGATGCAATATCAACGGCAGGATGACCTTTCGCCAAATCAAATTTTTGTGTAACTACTCCTTTTACAGGAGGAAAAAACATTAGGTTTTGTAATTTTTTAATGACTTTATTATCCTCTTGAAAATAAACATTGTATTGCGAATCCTTTTCAAATTGTATCCTTAATATCGAATCCTCTTTTGTTTTATTAAACAATTTTATTTTATCAGAAGCTGTTATTACATTCTCTTTTTTGTAATGTTGTTTTGTGTAATCATCAACATCTCCATTTAAAATTTTAATAATATTATTAAAATATTTTTCTTTTCTTTGCAATACTAATTCAAGGGAATCTGTTCTATTAATTTGTTCTCTCAAAACTTCTCTTGTTCGAAAATCTGCATAACCGGGAATATATTCTTTTATGGAAGTAAAAGCAATAAGTAAAAATATGATTGTAGTAATAATAAATATGAAAATACTAATAATCATTATTACATTAAACCTAGATAATCGAAAAGACGTTTTTTCTTCTAATTTATCCTCTGTAAGGACAACAAAGCGATACTTGTTTTTGAACTTTTTTAAGAATTTTTGATCTTTTGAGTTATTCATTTTAAATTTAAGTACGTTTTTAACTAATTTTAAAATAATTTTGCAACTTCAAAGTTAGTTACTATTAAGTTAATAATAAAACAGTGATTGAAATTTTTAAAAAATATCGTTTTCTAAGCATTATTCTCATTCTTCTTACACTTGTTAGTTGTGAATCTTTAAAAGATAGTTCATTATCACGTATTTATCACAATGTAACTGCTCATTACAATATTTATTTTAATGCCAATGAAATATTTAATGAAATGGTGTTGGAAACTGAAGAAAGCCATGTTGATGATTATAATTCAATTTTGGATGTTTATCAATTCGGGACAGTAACGAGTTTAAAAAATAATGCTTCATCATCGGATAGAATTATTAAGAAGTGTACAAAAATTTTTGACAAACATAAAAAGTGCGATTGGATTGATGATAGTTATTTTCTTATTGGCAAAGCATATTTTTACAAAGCTGATTTTTATTCAGCAATGGAAACTTTTCAGTATGTTATTTCAAAATATAAAAGTACAGATATTGCATACGAAGCAATGCTTTGGATGGCTTATTCAAAAATTCAGATTAATAAATATTCTGAAGCTCAAGCACATGTAACATTAATGAACAACAATGAATCATTTCCTAAACAACTCAAAAAAGAACTTTCTCTTACTGATGCACATATAAATATTTTAATTAACGATTACTTGTCTGCTATAAAATCTTTGGAAAAGGCAATCCCTCAAGAACGTAAAAAAGATTATAAAACAAGGTATAAATTTATTTTAGCTCAACTGTATCAAAATATTGGAGACACTATTAAATCCCGAGATCTCTATGAAGATGTTATTAAGAGAAATCCACCTTACGACATGGCTTTTAATTCAAAAATTGAAATTGCAAGAAGCTATGATATCAGGGATGAAAAAACTGCAAAACCAATTAAATCATTGCTGTACAAAATGCTTAATGACGATAAAAATATTCAGTATCTTGATCAGATATATTTTGAGATTGCAATTATTGATTTAAAATTAGGAAATGTTAAAGAAGCTGAAAAAAACCTGAAACTTTGTATTGAACACAGTAGTGGTAACAAAAATCAGAAAGCTATTGCATTTTTAAAACTTGCAGAATATTATTATGAATTACCCGATTATCCACTTGCAAAAGCATACTACGATAGCACAGGATTGTTTCTTGACAAAAATTATCCTGAATACAATGAAATAGTTGAAAGAAACAAACTTATAAGTTTACTTGTAGCAAATCACGTAACAGTACAAACAGAGGACAGTCTTCTTTACCTTGCTAATTTATCTGATAAATCAAGAGATAGTATAATTGATGTTGCTTATAATGAAGAGCAAAGAATGAAAATGGAAGAAGAAAAAAAAGAACGTGAAAAAAGAAGTAGGGAAGAGCAGGAAATGCGATTTAATAGAAACCAGCTAAGAAACAGAAATATGATGCCACCGGGAATGCAGGGAGGATTAAAAGGAAGTAATGAATGGTATTTTTACAATGACAATTCCATGAAAATGGGTGAATCTGAATTTGAAGTTAGGTGGGGGAAAAGAAAGCTTGTTGACAATTGGAGAATATCAAGTAAGGCTTCTGAATCTTCTACTATGCCATCAGAAATGGATTCTAATGAAGTACAAGCCGAAGAAATTGTTGCTGAACTTACTGATGAAGATAAAAAGTTTTTAAGTGAGCAATTAAAAAACATTCCCAAAGTAAAAAGAAAATATTATGCGGATGTTCCTTTTACCAAATCACAAAAAGTAGCGGCAAACAAAAGAATTACAGAAGCACTAAAAAAAATTGG
This is a stretch of genomic DNA from Bacteroidota bacterium. It encodes these proteins:
- a CDS encoding polymer-forming cytoskeletal protein, translated to MKKQEEVNSNSFSTINVNTTIIGQIQSDVDLRIDGKIEGNINTKSKVVLGASAQVKGDIVCKNADISCNIIGNVYVEDKLKLNSTANLRGNIFTKKLIVESGAIFIGKSEMGHNKNVKELLQNNEATSKVNSEKISKKISEK
- a CDS encoding M23 family metallopeptidase, producing MNNSKDQKFLKKFKNKYRFVVLTEDKLEEKTSFRLSRFNVIMIISIFIFIITTIIFLLIAFTSIKEYIPGYADFRTREVLREQINRTDSLELVLQRKEKYFNNIIKILNGDVDDYTKQHYKKENVITASDKIKLFNKTKEDSILRIQFEKDSQYNVYFQEDNKVIKKLQNLMFFPPVKGVVTQKFDLAKGHPAVDIASSKNVGIKATLDGTVIFSGWNVKTGNILIIQHSNNLISVYKHNSVLLKTMGDFVNAGDVIALIGESGELSEGIHLHFELWYNGNPLNPEDYLFL
- a CDS encoding tetratricopeptide repeat protein, whose amino-acid sequence is MIEIFKKYRFLSIILILLTLVSCESLKDSSLSRIYHNVTAHYNIYFNANEIFNEMVLETEESHVDDYNSILDVYQFGTVTSLKNNASSSDRIIKKCTKIFDKHKKCDWIDDSYFLIGKAYFYKADFYSAMETFQYVISKYKSTDIAYEAMLWMAYSKIQINKYSEAQAHVTLMNNNESFPKQLKKELSLTDAHINILINDYLSAIKSLEKAIPQERKKDYKTRYKFILAQLYQNIGDTIKSRDLYEDVIKRNPPYDMAFNSKIEIARSYDIRDEKTAKPIKSLLYKMLNDDKNIQYLDQIYFEIAIIDLKLGNVKEAEKNLKLCIEHSSGNKNQKAIAFLKLAEYYYELPDYPLAKAYYDSTGLFLDKNYPEYNEIVERNKLISLLVANHVTVQTEDSLLYLANLSDKSRDSIIDVAYNEEQRMKMEEEKKEREKRSREEQEMRFNRNQLRNRNMMPPGMQGGLKGSNEWYFYNDNSMKMGESEFEVRWGKRKLVDNWRISSKASESSTMPSEMDSNEVQAEEIVAELTDEDKKFLSEQLKNIPKVKRKYYADVPFTKSQKVAANKRITEALKKIGDIYHTELYDTANTKKTFEGLLKRYPDGKYSALSHYILYNIYDNKNIKKKAHKDSILAKYPDSDYAILINDPNYFKNQRQNQSVEIKALYQSAYKSFNENNCSKVIEIYNQSEKDYPKNYKSKELEYLKILCVGKSGAKDEFVKSLNSFINSTANKELTDHAQSVVDYLTAEEKPETGEGVAEIDSFLIKSPYSINIDIPHLFIFLFETRKVNTQKLKISFSDYNAEYHELEELQVSTFIFDEKRQILVVRQFDNSRKSTEYLKSLLSDDKFLIKIKNRHPEVSIISQENFNILLREQEYKEYKEFFKRYYKN